The window GTCGGTCAGGCCGAGGCGCAGGGCGTGCAGGTGACCGACGAAGCGGGCGTCGACCACGGCCACGCGGTCCGCGGCGGGAGCGGCGGCGAGCAGGGTCTCCGCCCCGGAGGCGTCCGCTGCCACCTGTACGTCGAAGCCGAGGGACCGCAGATCGCTCTCGAGCGACGATCCGGGGACCGGCTGACCGGTGACGATGGCGGTCGGCAACCGAACTCACTCCCTGGGGGTCGGCGCGCGGGCGCCGGTCGTCTGCGTGGTGGGGCGCCCTTGGCCGCGGGACCCGGGCGGCATGTCGGCAGAGGGTATCGGATGGGCGGAAGCCCATGTTCACCGGCCGTTCACGGCCCGGTCCACGGGGGCTGCCCCGTCCTTTGCCGCGATCATCATCGGTGATCCGGGGCCGCCCCACAAACCCTGGGGGGCAGACCAGGGCAACCGGGACACCCGGCGGGCTCGGCATAGGGTGGACGACCATGACGTGGCTGATCACCGGCGGAGCCGGATACATCGGGGCGCATGTGGCACACGCCATGGCCGGCGCCGGAGAGAGCGTGGTGGCACTGGACGACCTGTCGGCCGCCGTGCCCGCCCGGCTGCCCGCCGGGGTCCCGCTCGTCGAGGGCTCGACGCTGGACGGGGAGCGGCTGAAGCGGGTCTTCGCGGAGTACGGCGTGACGGGTGTGGTGCATCTCGCCGCCCGCAAGCAGGTCGCCGAGTCCGTGGCCCGGCCCACCCACTACTACCGGGAGAACGTCGGCGGACTGGCCACGCTCCTGGACGCGGTCGCCGGCGCGGGCATCCGCCGGCTGGTGTTCTCCTCGTCCGCGGCCGTGTACGGCAACCCGGACGTGGAGCTGATCACCGAGGACACTCCGTGCGCCCCGGTGAACCCCTACGGCGAGACCAAGCTGGCCGGTGAGTGGCTGGTGCGGGCGGCAGGTGGTGCGCACGGGATCTCCACCGTATGTCTGCGGTACTTCAACGTGGCGGGCGCGGCCGCGCCGGAACTCGCGGACACCGGTGTCTTCAACATCGTGCCGATGGTCTTCGACCGGCTCACCCGCGACGAGGCCCCGCGGATCTTCGGCGACGACTACCCGACGCCGGACGGCACCTGCGTCCGGGACTACATCCACGTGGCCGACCTCGCCGAGGCTCACCTGGCGGCCGCGCGGCGGCTGGCGTCCGGGGACGTGGTGGGTGATCTGACGCTGAACATCGGCCGGGGCGAGGGCGTCTCGGTGCGGGAGCTGATCGACGTCGTCGGCGAGGTCTCCGGGGACCGCAGGCCGCCCGTGGTCGAGGGGC of the Streptomyces sp. 1222.5 genome contains:
- the galE gene encoding UDP-glucose 4-epimerase GalE, whose product is MTWLITGGAGYIGAHVAHAMAGAGESVVALDDLSAAVPARLPAGVPLVEGSTLDGERLKRVFAEYGVTGVVHLAARKQVAESVARPTHYYRENVGGLATLLDAVAGAGIRRLVFSSSAAVYGNPDVELITEDTPCAPVNPYGETKLAGEWLVRAAGGAHGISTVCLRYFNVAGAAAPELADTGVFNIVPMVFDRLTRDEAPRIFGDDYPTPDGTCVRDYIHVADLAEAHLAAARRLASGDVVGDLTLNIGRGEGVSVRELIDVVGEVSGDRRPPVVEGRRPGDAPRAVASAERAAEALGWRARRGVREMIDSAWRGWQLHHGT